Genomic window (Streptomyces cadmiisoli):
CCGGGCCGGGCGCCGTCCCGGGGCCTGGGGGCGACCGCCGATGGAGGGGCTGCCGGAGCTGCGCGAGTGGTTCGCCCGCAGCATCGGCGACACCGTGGGCCCGGCCGACGTGCTGGTCAGCGCGGGCGGGCAGACCGCGCTGACCACCGCGCTGCGCGCGCTCGCCCCGCCCGGCGCCCCCGTCCTGGTCGAGTCGCCCACCTACCCGGGCATGCTGGCCATCGCCCGAGCGGCGGGGCTGCGACCGCTGCCGGTGCCCGTCGACGCGGACGGTGTGCGGCCCGCGCTGCTCGCCGACGCGTTCCGGGCGAGCGGCGCCCGCGTCTTCGTCTGCCAGCCGCTGTTCCAGAACCCCACCGGCGCCGTCCTCGCCCCCGAACGGCGCGGGGAGGTGCTGCGCATCGCACGGGAGGCCGGTGCCTTCGTCGTCGAGGACGACTTCGTACGGCGGCTGGTGCACGCGGACGCGCCGCCGCTGCCGCGTCCCCTGGCCGCCGAGGATCCAGACGGCGTCGTCGTGCACGTCGGTTCGCTGACCAAGGCGACCTCGCCCAGCTTCCGGGTGAGCGCCCTGGCCGCGCGGGGCCCGGTCCTGGAACGGCTGCGCGCCATCCAGGTCGTCGACACCTTCTTCGTGCCCCGGCCGCTCCAGGAGGCCGCGCTGGAACTGGTCGGTTCGCCCGCCTGGCCGCGCCACCTGCGGACCGTCGCGGCCGAGCTGAAGGTCCGCCGGGACGCGATGACGTCCGCGCTGCGCCTGCGGCTGCCCGAACTCGCGCTGCCGCACGTCCCGTCGGGCGGCTACCACCTGTGGCTGCGGCTGCCGGACGGGACCGACGAGTCGGCGTTCACCGCCGCCGCCCTGCGCGCCGGAGTCGCGATCGCACCGGGCCGCCCGTACTTCAGTGCCGAACCCCCGGCGGGCCACGTCCGGTTGAGCTTCGCCGCGGTGGCGGGCACCGGCGAGATCACGGAGGGGGTGCGGCGGCTGCGGGCGGCCTGCGACGAGCTGCTGTGACCACGGCGAAAATCCCTCGACGCCGGCCCCGGCGCCTGCGATTCTCCCGGCATGACCGAGGGCTACGAGATCTCCGACGACCCCGACCGCATCGGCGCCGGGCGGGTGCACCGGTGGCTGTCGACCGACGCGTACTGGGCGGTCGGACGCTCCCGTGAGAAGCAGGACCGCGCCATCGCCGGCTCGGTCAACTTCGGCGTGTACGACGCGGTGTCGGGCGAGCAGGTGGCGTACGCCCGGATCGTGACCGACCACGCCACGTTCGCCTGGCTGTGCGATGTGTACGTCGATCCGTCGGTGCGGGGCAAGGGGATCGGCACGGCGCTGGCCGAAGCAGTACGGGAGCGGATGCGGCTGTACGGGGTGCGGCGTGTGCTGCTGGCCACGCACGATGCGCACACGGTGTACGAGAAGGCCGGATTCGCCCCGCTCGAACGGCCCGACCAGTGGATGGCGCTCCTCTTCGAGTGAGGCGTTTGGCGGCAGTTGTCCGGCTGATCCTGACCTTCCAGTAAGGTTTCGCCAATACCTCTTGACCTGCGCACTCTCCCGGCACACGATCCCCACATGGCAGTTCGGGTCACATTCGTCGCCGCGGCGCGCGGTTCCTCGCTGCTCGGCGAGCGGTTCGAGGACGACCGGCCGCTGGACCAGGCGGGCTGGGACGAGGTGCAGCGCGTCGCCCACGGCCTCGTGCCGCTCGCGGCGGCCGAGCTGCGCTACTGCTCGCCCACGCCGCGCAGTCGCGCGACCGGCGACGCCCTCGGCTACGCCCCGCTGGTGCAACTCGCGCTGCGGGACTGCGACATGGGCCGGTGGCGGGGGCTGACCCTCGGTGAGGCGATGGCGCGCGAGCCGGACGCCGTGGACGCCTGGCTGGCCGACCCGCGCTCCCTGCCGCACGGCGGTGAGTCGCTGCTGACCTTCATCGGCCGGGTCGGCAGCTGGCTCGACACCCGGCCGGGCGAGGACGGCGGCCGGATCGTCGCCGTGGCCGAGCCCTCCGTGATCCGCGCCGCCCTGGTGTACGCCCTGAAGGCTCCGCCCGCGACGTACTGGAACCTCGACGTCCGCCCGCTGTCGACCACCACCGTCACCGGTCACGCCGGCCGCTGGAATCTGCGCTTCGACGCGGGCGCGGCTCAGTCCACCCTGATGTAGTCGGTGGTCAGCACCAGATCCTTCGCCGGGCCGCGGACCCGCCAGACGGTCCGCCAGTGGCCCCGGTCGCGGACGGTGAACTCGCCCCGGTAGAGGTCGGCCGAGCAAGGATGGTCGGCGACGTGCCGTCCGTTCGCCAGGTCCAGGTCGTGGAACGGGCGGCCGTCCGCGAACCGCACGTCCGCCGCGGAGGGCACCGGCCCCGGCAGGAAGCGCAGGGTGCGCTCGGCCGGCCGGGGCACGCCCCGCCAGACGAACGTGCCGCTCTCCTCGTGCAGCAGCCCGCCACCGTCCAGCGGGCCGAAGACGGTCGTGCCGGTGAATTCCCCGTGGTCGCCGCTCGCCAGATCCCGCACGTCACGTCCGACCCGCCAGTGCCCGGCCAGATGTGCCAGCACATCCCGTACCGGCCAGAACTCACCCATCCCGTCCCGCTCTCCGTCCCGCCCGTCGCCGGCGACGATCCCTGGCGCCGCCTCGCCCTTCCCATCCTGCCGTTCCCGGTGCCGGCCGGGGCACGCCGTGGCGAACAGCTCACCATGCCGGCCGCCCGCCTCCACGGCGGGGACACACCGTGGAGCCGGGCGGCCGGCTCGGACTATTTGAAGGAGCGCAGTCGCAGGCTGTTGGTGACGACGAAGACGGACGAGAACGCCATCGCCGCACCCGCGATCATCGGGTTCAGCAGGCCGGCCGCGGCCAGGGGCAGGGCGGCGACGTTGTAGCCGAAAGCCCAGAACAGATTGCCCTTGATGGTGGACAGCGTCCTGCGGGAGAGCCGGATGGCGTCCGCCGCCACGCGCAGGTCGCCGCGGACGAGGGTCAGATCACCGGCCTCGATGGCGGCGTCGGTGCCGGTGCCCATGGCCAGGCCGAGGTCCGCGGTGGCCAGGGCGGCCGCGTCGTTGACGCCGTCGCCGATCATCGCGACCGAACGGCCCTCGGCCCTGAGCCGCTCGACGACCGCCACCTTGTCCTCGGGCAGCACCTCCGCGATCACCTCGTCGATCCCGACGGCCCGTGCCACGGACTCGGCGACCAGCCGGTTGTCGCCGGTCAGCAGGACCGGGTGCAGCCCCAGCGCGCGCAGTTCGGCGACGGCCCGGGCACTGGTGTCCTTGATCGCGTCGGCCACCGTGAGGACACCGCGCGCCCGGCCGTCCCAGGCCACGGCCACCGCGGTACGCCCCTCGGTCTCCGCCGCGGCCTTGGCCCCGGCCAGCTCCGGCGGCAGCTCGACGGCCCACTCGCCGAGCAGCTTCTCGCGTCCCACCAGCACCGCGTGCCCGTCCACGACGCCCTGGACGCCGAGGCCGGCGACGCTCTCGAAGTTCTCCGGTACGGGCAGGCCGCCGACCCGTTCGATCGCCCCGGCGGCGATCGCCCGGGCGACGGGGTGCTCGGAGGCGTGCTCCAGCGCGCCGGCCAGGCGCAGCAGTTCGGTCTCGTCGACGCCCTCGGCGACGTACACGTCCTGGAGCGTCATCCGGCCCGTGGTGACGGTCCCCGTCTTGTCCAGGACGACGGTGTCGACCCGGCGGGTGGACTCCAGGACCTCGGGTCCCTTGATCAGGATGCCGAGCTGCGCCCCGCGTCCGGTGCCGACCATGAGCGCCGTCGGGGTGGCGAGTCCCAGCGCGCACGGGCAGGCGATGATCAGGACGGCCACGGCCGCGGTGAAGGCGGCGGTCGCGTCGCCGGTGGCACCGAGCCAGGCGCCGAGCGTGCCCGCGGCGATCAGCAGGACGATCGGCACGAAGATCCCGGAGATCCGGTCGGCGAGACGCTGCACGGCGGCCTTGCCGTTCTGCGCGTCCTCCACCAGCCGGGCCATCCGGGCGAGCTGGGTGTCCGCGCCGACTCGGGTCGCCTCGACGACGAGCCGGCCCCCGGCGTTCACGGTGGCACCGGTGACGGCGTCCCCGACGGTCACGTCGGCCGGCACCGATTCGCCGGTGAGCATGGCGGCGTCGACGGCCGAGACGCCCTCGACCACGGTGCCGTCGGTGGCGATCTTCTCACCGGGCCGCACGACGAAGCGGTCGCCGACCGCCAGCTGCCCGACCGGGATCCGCACCTCTTGTCCCGCGCGCAGCACGGCGACGTCCTTGGCGCCCAGCTCCAGCAGCGCGCGCATCGCCGCGCCCGCCCGGCGCTTGGACTTCGCCTCCAGGTAGCGCCCGGCGAGGATGAAGACGGTGACGCCGGCCGCGGCTTCCAGGTAGATGGCGGAGGAGCCGTCGGCGCGGGAGACGGTGAACTCGAAGCCGTGCCGCATCCCCGGCATGCCGGCGTGTCCGAAGAACAGCGCCCACAGCGACCAGCCGAGCGCGGCGAGCGTGCCGATGGACACCAGCGTGTCCATCGTCGCGGCACCGTGCCGGGCGTTGACGAGCGCCGCCCGGTGGAACGGCAGGGCGCCCCAGACGACGACGGGGGCGGCCAGGGTCAGCGAGAGCCACTGCCAGTTGTCGAACTGGAGGGTCGGCACCATCGCCATCAGCACCACGGGCACGGACAGGGCGAGGGAGACGAGCAGCCGCTGCCGCAGGGAGAGCGGTTCGCCGTCCGCCGCGGCGGGGGTCTCGGTGCCGGGCGTGGTGCCGGTGTCGGGGGGAGGCGGCTCCTCGGCGGTGTAGCCGGTCTTCTCCACGGTGGATATGAGGTCGGCGACCTCGACGCCCGCCGGATAGGAGATCTTCGCCTTCTCCGTGGCGTAGTTGACCGTCGCCGTGACGCCGTCCATCCGGTTGAGCTTCTTCTCGACGCGGGCGGCGCAGGAGGCGCAGGTCATGCCGCCGATGGAGAGCTCCACCCGGGAGGTGGGCACCGGCACCGTGCCGGGCGGCGCCTTCTCGGGAGCCGTGCTGGTCATTGCGTATCTCCTGGGGGAGGCCGGGGCGCGCAGCGTCCGTATCAGCGGAGCGACGCGTCCCGGCGCGGAAGTGAATGCGCGGTGTCGTCGCGCGGCGGGTCCCGGCGGGAGCGTCGGACGCGGCCCGCGGTCTCCCGGCCGGCCTCGGCGACGGCACCGCGGGCGGTGTCCCGGGTGCCGGAGTTCGCCTCGACGGTCATGGTGGTTTCCTCGGGTCGTGTATGTGTGGCCGGTCAGCGGAGGGCTCGGGTTCCCCGGGCTCCCCGTCCACACCACACACTATACCCCTAGGGGGTATGGGGTACACCCGGATGGCGTCCGGCGGCCCGCGGAGCGTTGCATAAACGTGCAGCGAAACGTATAGTCATGCCATCCAGGAGGAGGGTTCCATGACGGTACGCGCGGCCGTGGCCGGAGCGAGCGGATACGCGGGCGGAGAGCTGCTGCGTCTGCTCCTGACGCACCCCGAGGTCGAGATCGGCGCCCTGACCGGCGACTCCAACGCCGGCCGGCGGCTCGGCGCACTTCAGCCGCATCTGCTGCCGCTGGCCGACCGTGTGCTGAGCGAGACCACCGCCGATGTGCTCGCCGCTCACGACGTCGTCTTCCTCGCCCTGCCGCACGGCCGGTCCGCGGCCGTCGCCGAGCAGCTCGGCCCCGACGTCCTGGTGGTCGACATGGGCGCCGACTTCCGGCTGAAGGACGCGGCCGACTGGGAGCGGTTCTACGGCTCCCCGCACGCCGGGACCTGGCCCTACGGCCTCCCCGAACTGCCGGGCGCCCGCGCCGCGCTGGAGGGGTCCAAGCGCATCGCGGTGCCCGGTTGCTACCCGACCGCCGTCTCCCTCGCCCTGTACCCGGCGTACGCCGCGGGGCTGGCCGGGACCGAGGCCGTGATCGTCGCCGCGTCCGGCACCTCCGGCGCCGGCAGGACGCCGAAGCCGCATCTGCTCGGCTCCGAGGTCATGGGCTCCATGTCGCCCTACGGCGTGGGCGGCGTCCACCGGCACACGCCCGAGATGATCCAGAACCTCAGCGCGGCGGCGGGCGAGCCCGTCACGGTGTCGTTCACGCCGACCCTCGCCCCGATGCCGCGCGGGATCCTCGCCACCTGCAGCGCCACGGCCCGCGAGGGCGTCACCGCCGAGTCCCTGCGCGCCGCCTACGAGAAGGCCTTCGCCGACGAGCCGTTCGTCCACCTCCTGCCCGAGGGGCAGTGGCCCGCCACGGCGTCCGTCCACGGTTCGAACGCCGTTCAGGTGCAGGTCACACATGACGCCGCCGCGAACCGCATCATCGCGATCAGCGCCATCGACAACCTGACCAAGGGCACCGCGGGCGGTGCCGTACAGAGCATGAACCTCGCCCTCGGACTGCCCGAGGAGCTGGGACTTTCCACGATCGGAGTCGCACCGTGAGTGTCACCGCTGCCCAGGGCTTCACCGCCTCCGGCATCGCAGCAGGCATCAAGGAGAACGGGAACCCGGACCTGGCCCTCGTGGTCAACACCGGGCCCCGCCGCGCCGCCGCGGGCGTCTTCACCTCCAACCGGGTCAAGGCCGCACCGGTCCTGTGGTCCGAGCAGGTCCTCAAGAGCGGGCAGATCTCCGCGGTCGTCCTGAACTCCGGCGGTGCCAACGCCTGCACCGGACCGAAGGGGTTCCAGGACACCCACGCCACCGCCGAGAGGGCCGCCGAGGTGCTCGGCCTCGGCGCCGCCGACGTCGCGGTCTGCTCGACGGGCCTGATCGGTGTGCTCCTGCCGATGGACAAGCTGCTCCCGGGCGTCGCCACGGCCGCCGACCAGCTCTCCGAGCACGGCGGCGAGAAGGCCGCCATCGCCATCAAGACCACCGACACCGTCCACAAGACGTCCGTCGTGACCAAGGACGGCTGGACCGTCGGCGGCATGGCCAAGGGCGCCGGCATGCTGGCCCCCGGCCTCGCCACCATGCTGGTCGTCCTCACCACCGACGCCGACCTCGACAGCGACGTACTGGACCGGGCCCTGCGCGCCGCCACCCGGACCACCTTCGACCGCGTCGACTCCGACGGCTGCATGTCGACCAACGACACCGTGCTGCTGATGGCCTCCGGCGCGTCCGGCGTCAGCCCGGACCACGCCGAGTTCGCCGAGGCGGTGCGCAGCGTGTGCGACGACCTCGGGCAGCAGCTGATCCGGGACGCCGAGGGCGCCAGCAAGGACATCAAGGTCGAGGTGATCAACGCCGCGACCGAGGACGACGCCGTCGAGGTGGGCCGCTCCATCGCCCGCAACAACCTCCTCAAGTGCGCCATCCACGGCGAGGACCCCAACTGGGGCCGGGTGCTCTCCGCGATCGGCACGACCTCGGCCGCCTTCGAGCCGGACCGGCTCAACGTCGCCATCAACGGCGTCTGGGTGTGCAAGAACGGCGGCGTCGGCGAGGACCGCGACCAGGTCGACATGCGCTTCCGCGAGGTGCACATCCTCGCCGACCTCGCGGCCGGCGAGCGGACCGCCACCATCTGGACGAACGACCTCACCGCCGACTACGTCCACGAGAACAGCGCGTACTCCTCATGACCACCAGGAAGCACACCGCCCTGCCCAAGGCGCAGACCCTCATCGAGGCGCTGCCCTGGCTGACCCGGCACCGCGGCAAGACCGTCGTCATCAAGTTCGGCGGCAACGCCATGGTGGACGAGGACCTGAAGGCAGCCTTCGCCCAGGACGTCGTCTTCCTGCACCACGCGGGCCTCAAGCCCGTCGTCGTGCACGGCGGCGGTCCCCAGATCAGCAAGGCCCTCGACCGGCACGGCATCGTCAGCGAGTTCAAGGCGGGCCTGCGCGTCACCACCGAGGAGGCCATGGACGTGGTCCGCATGGTGCTGGCCGGACAGGTCCAGCGCGAGCTCGTCGGGCTGCTCAACCGGCACGGACCGCTCGCCGTCGGCCTCACCGGCGAGGACGCGCACACCATCACCGCCACCAAGCACCAGCCCCGGATCGACGGCGAGTTGATCGACATCGGGCGGGTGGGCGAGGTCACCGCGATCGACACGGGCGCGATCGAGGCACTGCTCGCCGACGGCCGCATCCCGGTCGTCTCCTCGATCGCCCGCTCCGAGGACGACGGACATGTCTACAACGTCAATGCTGATACGGCGGCTGCGGCACTCGCTGCTGCGCTGGGCGCCGAAACCCTCATGGTCCTCACGGACGTCGAGGGCCTCTACGAGGACTGGCCCCGCTCGGACGAGGTGATCAGCCGCCTCACCGCCTCCCAACTGGAAAAACTGCTGCCGGAGTTGTCCTCCGGCATGGTGCCGAAGATGGAGGGCTGCCTGCACGCCGTACGCAACGGCGTGACCACCGCCCGCGTCATCGACGGCCGGGTCCAGCACTCGATCCTGCTGGAGATCTTCACCGACGAGGGCATCGGCACGATGGTCGTGCCCGACGAGCACGAGGGGGAGCCGTCATGAGCAACCAGGAACTCACCGCGCGGTGGCAGGGCGCGCTCATGAACAACTACGGCACCCCGAGGCTCGCGCTGGTCCGCGGAGAGGGCACCAGACTGTGGGACGCCGACGGCACGGAGTACCTCGACTTCGTCGGCGGCATCGCGGTCAACGCGCTGGGCCACGCCCACCCGGCGGTCGTGACGGCGGTCGGCGAACAGATCGCCTCGCTGGGCCACGTCTCCAACCTCTTCATCGCCGAACCGCCCGTCGCCCTCGCCGAACGGCTGCTCCAGCACTTCGGCCGGGACGGCAAGGTCTACTTCTGCAACTCCGGCGCCGAGGCCAACGAGGGCGCCTTCAAGATCGGCCGGCTCACCGGGCGGACCCACATGGTGGCCACCGAGGGCGGCTTCCACGGCCGCACCATGGGCGCCCTCGCGCTCACCGGCCAGCCCGCCAAGCAGGAGCCCTTCCGGCCGCTGCCCGGCGACGTCACCCACGTCCCGTACGGCGACGCGCAGGCACTGGCCGCCGCGGTCACCGAGGACACGGCCCTGGTCGTCATCGAACCCGTCCAGGGGGAGAACGGCGTCGTGGTCCCGCCCCCCGGCTATCTCAAGGCGGCGCGGGCGATCACCGCCGCGACCGGCTCCCTGCTGGTCCTCGACGAGGTGCAGACCGGCATCGGCCGTACCGGGCACTGGTTCGAGTACCAGGCGCACGAGGGCGTACTGCCCGATGTCGTCACACTCGCCAAGGGGCTCGGCGGCGGGCTGCCGCTCGGCGCCACCGTCGCCTTCGGCCGCGCCGCCGACCTGCTGCAGCCCGGACACCACGGCACGACCTTCGGCGGCAATCCCGTCGCCTGCGCCGCCGGACTCGCCGTCCTCGACGTCATCGCGAACGAGGGCCTGCTGGACAACGTCAAGCGGCAGAGCGAGCGGCTGCGGGACGGAATCGAGTCCCTGGGACACCCGCTGGTCGCCCATGTCCGGGGTGCGGGCCTGCTCCTGGGTATCGTGCTCAGCAAGCCGCTCGCGCCGCAGGCGCAGCAGGCGGCCCAGGACGCCGGTTTCCTGGTGAACGCGCCCGCCCCCGATGTCGTACGGCTCATGCCGCCGCTGAACCTCGGCGACGACGAAGTGGAGGCGCTTCTCCAGGCGTTGCCCGGCATCCTCGACGCAGCGCACGGGGACGGACTAGCCGGAGAATGAGACGACGATGAGTCACGCGCAGGACCACGGACACGCAGGGCCTGCCGTGCCGCAGACCCGCACCGCACGCCACCGCCGGATCGTGGACATCCTCAACCGGCAGCCGGTGCGCTCCCAGAGCCAGTTGGCGAAGCTCCTCGCGGACGACGGGCTGACCGTCACCCAGGCGACGCTCTCCCGGGACCTGGACGAGCTCAACGCGGTGAAGATCCGCAACACCGACGGCGACCTCATCTACGCCGTGCCCAGCGAGGGCGGCTTCCGCACTCCCCGGGCACCGCTCGGGGAGTCGGCCAAGGAGGAGCGGATGCGGCGCCTCTCGCAGGAACTGCTGATCTCCGCGGAGGCCTCCGCGAACCTCGTGGTCCTGCGCACCCCGCCGGGCGCCGCCCAGTTCCTGGCCTCGGCCATCGACCAGGCCGAACTGCACGACATCCTGGGCACGATCGCCGGCGACGACACCGTGCTGCTGATCAGCCGGCAGCCGGACGGCGGGCAGGCGCTCGCCGCGCACCTGCTGCGACTGGCCCAGAACGGTCACTGAGCCCGCTCCCCGGCCGTACGGCGCCCCGCCCGGCCGCCCGCGGCGCCGTCCGGATCGCCCGGTTCCTCGACCTCGGGTCGCCGTGACCTGGCACCGTACGACCACCGGTATTTCCGGGGTGAGGGACAGGGCGAGGGAAGGGAGACGGCCATGGACGCCGCGCGCGGGGCGGACGACGGACAGAAGGCGCTGTGGAACGGGGTCGCCGGACGCAACTGGGTCGCCACGCAGGACCTGATCGACCAGGTGTACAAGCCGCTCGAAACGCTGGTCGCCGAAGCGGCCGGGCCCGGCTCACGGGTGCTCGACGTCGGCTGCGGCACGGGCGCCACGACGGTCGCGGCGGCTCGGCGGGCGGGCGCGGGCGGAGACTGCGTGGGGGTCGACATCGCGGAGCCGATGATCGCCGCCGCCCGGGCGCGCGCGGAGCGGGAGGGCGTACCGGCGCGGTTCGTCCGGGCCGACGCCGCGACCCACGCCTTCGAACCGGACTCCTTCGACCTGGTCGTCTCGCGCTTCGGCGTCATGTTCTTCGACGACTTCGCCGGGGCGTTCGCCAATCTGCGCCGCGCGGCGCGGCCGGGTGCCCGGCTCCGGCTGGTCGTCTGGCGCGGCCCCGACGACAACCCCTTCATGACCACGGCCGAACGGGCCGCGGCCCCGCTGCTGCCGGACCTGCCGCGCCGCGAGCCGGACGCGCCGGGCCAGTTCGCCTTCGCCCGGGCGGAGCGTATCCGCGGCGTGTTGGAGGACGGCGGCTGGACCGGCGTCGACACGGAGCCCGTCGACGTCGAGTGCGTGATGCCCGCGAAGGATCTGGAGCGCTACGTCACCCTGCTCGGCCCGGTCGGCCGGGTCCTGCCCGGCGTGGACGAGCGGACCCGGGCGCGGGTCGTCGAGGCACTCCTCGCCGCCTTCGCGCCCTACGTGCACGACACGGAGGTCCGCTTCACGGCCGCGTGCTGGCTGGTCGGCGCCACGGCGGGCGGAACGACGTGACTGTGCTCGGCCCGGGAGGGCGGGCGGCGTAGAGGGGTGGCGGGACGCGGACGGACGGCCGGTCCGCCCGTGCCCGGCTGAGGCGGGCGGCCGGGCGCCCCGTGCGGCTCGCTCACCGCCGGTGCGCCCGTGCTCAGCCCGGCCCGGCCAGTGAGCCCGTGCTCAGTCCGGCCGACCGGTGCGCCCGTGCTCAGCCCACCCGGCCGGTAGCCCGTGCTCAGCCGGCCGGCGAGCCGTGCTCAGCCGGCCGGCGAGCCGTCCTCAGCCCAACCGGGCCGCCAGTCCGCCCGTGCAGCGGACCTCGTCGCCCGCTGTGATCAGCAGGGCCTCCACGTCGGGCAGCGACTCCAGCCACGCCAGGCCCTCCCGTGAGCCCATCGCGAACGCGGCGGTGGCCCAGCAGTCCGCCCAGGTCAGCCGGGGCGCCACCACCGTCACGGCGACGAGGTCGGTGACCGCGGACTTGCCCGTGCGCGGGTCGACGATGTGGGTACCGCGCTCTGCGGTGCCGGACGTGGCCACGGCCAGTTCGTCCAGCCCGGCGGCGGAGATCACGGCCGCCAGCCCGCCGGGCCGCAACGGGTCCGACACACCCACCCGCCACGGCCGGTGCGGTCCGGGGACGCCGAGCAGCTGGACGTCACCGCCGCCGTTGACGCTCACCCCCGTCACCCCGGCCGCCGCCAGCCGCCGCGCTGCCCGTTCGACGGCCCAGCCCTTGACGATGCCGGTCGGATCGAGGCGGCCCTGGTAGGACATGCTGAACCAGCCGTCGCTGGTCCGCTCCGCCTCGGCGCCGAGTTCCAGGACCCGCGCGACGTCGGGATCGCACTCCTCGACGGTCAGTTCGCCGCGCGCCAGCCGCGAGATCTCACTGCTGTCGCGGTACGTGCTGAACACCTCGTCGACCCGGTGCAGACCGGCGACCGCCTCGTCCAGGGCCGTGCGGACCGTGCCGGGATCCCCGCCGCGGACGTCGAAGGAGAAGACGGTCCCCATCGCCTCCTCCACCCGGCGCACCGCGGCGGGCGCCTGTGCGGGCTCGGTCACCGGCTCAGCCACCGGCCTGGTCCAGGGCGGACTGGAGGGACTGCTTGTAGCCGCCGCTGGTGTAGGTGGCGCCGGAGACGGCGTCGATGTCGGCGCTGCCGGCGGCCACCGCCGCCTTGTTGAGCCGGGGCACGGCGTCGGCGGTGATGTCGGTGCTGCGTCCGCCGCTGGGCGCCTGGACCGCCTCGGCCCGGGTGATCTTCCCGCCCTGGACGGTGACGCGGACCTGGACAGGGCCGTACTCGGTCTGCGCGACAGCGCCGGTGAGCGTACGGGCCTCGGCGGCGCCGGCGTCCTGCCCCGCCTCCCCGCCGGAGCCCTGCCCCGCCTCCCCGCCGGAGCCCTGCTCGCCGGCGTTCCCGGCACCCTGCCCCGCGCCGCCGGAGCCCTGGTCCCCGGCACTGCCGGAGCCCCCTCCCGCGCCGCCGCCCGCCCGGATCCGGTCCAGGGCGGACTGGAGGGACTGCTTGTAGCCGCCGCTGGTGTAGGTGGCGCCGGAGACGGCGTCGATGTCGGCGCTGCCGGCGGCCACCGTCGCCTCGTTGAGCTGCGGTACGGCGTCGGCGGTGATCTCGGTGCTGCGTCCGCCGCTGGGCGCCTGGACCGCCTCGGCCCGGGTGATCTTGCCGTTGCTCACGGTCAGCCGCACCTGCACCGGCCCGTACTGGGTCTGTGCGACGTCGCCGTCGACGATGCCGTTGGCCGCGTCCCGGGCGCCGCCCTGCGGGGACTGTCCGGCCCCGGCCGTCTGCCCCGGCGCGGCACCGCCCACCGCGGCCGCGGAGCCGGGGTCGGAGGCCGGTTTGAGCGTCAGCAGCAGCACGATGCCGGACACG
Coding sequences:
- the argB gene encoding acetylglutamate kinase, which produces MTTRKHTALPKAQTLIEALPWLTRHRGKTVVIKFGGNAMVDEDLKAAFAQDVVFLHHAGLKPVVVHGGGPQISKALDRHGIVSEFKAGLRVTTEEAMDVVRMVLAGQVQRELVGLLNRHGPLAVGLTGEDAHTITATKHQPRIDGELIDIGRVGEVTAIDTGAIEALLADGRIPVVSSIARSEDDGHVYNVNADTAAAALAAALGAETLMVLTDVEGLYEDWPRSDEVISRLTASQLEKLLPELSSGMVPKMEGCLHAVRNGVTTARVIDGRVQHSILLEIFTDEGIGTMVVPDEHEGEPS
- a CDS encoding acetylornithine transaminase — encoded protein: MSNQELTARWQGALMNNYGTPRLALVRGEGTRLWDADGTEYLDFVGGIAVNALGHAHPAVVTAVGEQIASLGHVSNLFIAEPPVALAERLLQHFGRDGKVYFCNSGAEANEGAFKIGRLTGRTHMVATEGGFHGRTMGALALTGQPAKQEPFRPLPGDVTHVPYGDAQALAAAVTEDTALVVIEPVQGENGVVVPPPGYLKAARAITAATGSLLVLDEVQTGIGRTGHWFEYQAHEGVLPDVVTLAKGLGGGLPLGATVAFGRAADLLQPGHHGTTFGGNPVACAAGLAVLDVIANEGLLDNVKRQSERLRDGIESLGHPLVAHVRGAGLLLGIVLSKPLAPQAQQAAQDAGFLVNAPAPDVVRLMPPLNLGDDEVEALLQALPGILDAAHGDGLAGE
- a CDS encoding arginine repressor — translated: MSHAQDHGHAGPAVPQTRTARHRRIVDILNRQPVRSQSQLAKLLADDGLTVTQATLSRDLDELNAVKIRNTDGDLIYAVPSEGGFRTPRAPLGESAKEERMRRLSQELLISAEASANLVVLRTPPGAAQFLASAIDQAELHDILGTIAGDDTVLLISRQPDGGQALAAHLLRLAQNGH
- a CDS encoding class I SAM-dependent methyltransferase, with the protein product MDAARGADDGQKALWNGVAGRNWVATQDLIDQVYKPLETLVAEAAGPGSRVLDVGCGTGATTVAAARRAGAGGDCVGVDIAEPMIAAARARAEREGVPARFVRADAATHAFEPDSFDLVVSRFGVMFFDDFAGAFANLRRAARPGARLRLVVWRGPDDNPFMTTAERAAAPLLPDLPRREPDAPGQFAFARAERIRGVLEDGGWTGVDTEPVDVECVMPAKDLERYVTLLGPVGRVLPGVDERTRARVVEALLAAFAPYVHDTEVRFTAACWLVGATAGGTT
- a CDS encoding FAD:protein FMN transferase, with product MAEPVTEPAQAPAAVRRVEEAMGTVFSFDVRGGDPGTVRTALDEAVAGLHRVDEVFSTYRDSSEISRLARGELTVEECDPDVARVLELGAEAERTSDGWFSMSYQGRLDPTGIVKGWAVERAARRLAAAGVTGVSVNGGGDVQLLGVPGPHRPWRVGVSDPLRPGGLAAVISAAGLDELAVATSGTAERGTHIVDPRTGKSAVTDLVAVTVVAPRLTWADCWATAAFAMGSREGLAWLESLPDVEALLITAGDEVRCTGGLAARLG
- a CDS encoding FMN-binding protein, coding for MKKNHPVRRAVLVTAATVSGIVLLLTLKPASDPGSAAAVGGAAPGQTAGAGQSPQGGARDAANGIVDGDVAQTQYGPVQVRLTVSNGKITRAEAVQAPSGGRSTEITADAVPQLNEATVAAGSADIDAVSGATYTSGGYKQSLQSALDRIRAGGGAGGGSGSAGDQGSGGAGQGAGNAGEQGSGGEAGQGSGGEAGQDAGAAEARTLTGAVAQTEYGPVQVRVTVQGGKITRAEAVQAPSGGRSTDITADAVPRLNKAAVAAGSADIDAVSGATYTSGGYKQSLQSALDQAGG